A single Amphiura filiformis chromosome 8, Afil_fr2py, whole genome shotgun sequence DNA region contains:
- the LOC140159606 gene encoding monocarboxylate transporter 12-like, translated as MQLTWITSLLAGITYIVGPLGSALCKKFSIRQVVMVGAIVTSTSFMAASMASSLWQLYVTFAVAGVGLGLSYQPSYVILTCYFDRRLAQANGFVSAGSAIGMFSLPPLLQTLITTYSWQGAILILAGLEANIGVCAALYRPTNLEFVRKHSVNNPISTQTTAGCIKKIKNSKIVAIISEIWDFHLLKNCFFVLTLITFYLYGVYIIAFHYFSARAVEAGISDLNAAYLVSAIGIGSLISRLTHGYIIDHHILSGCGLTAMSYLVCGIACAVTPLSDSYAFLMTVGVIIGVTAGVYHSTTPIIAKESVGVDHVSGAVGWMLLTCGSGIIIGSYLTGISSSCPKATS; from the exons ATGCAGTTAACATGGATTACGTCACTTCTTGCTGGAATCACATACATTGTTG GTCCGTTAGGCAGTGCTCTATGCAAGAAATTCAGCATAAGACAAGTGGTGATGGTAGGAGCAATAGTGACCAGTACCTCGTTTATGGCAGCGTCCATGGCTTCAAGTCTTTGGCAGCTTTATGTAACATTTGCCGTAGCAG GCGTAGGACTGGGATTAAGCTACCAACCCTCCTATGTAATATTGACCTGTTATTTTGATCGAAGACTTGCCCAAGCGAACGGATTTGTATCTGCTGGGTCTGCTATTGGAATGTTTTCCCTCCCACCACTCCTACAGACACTGATAACCACTTACAGTTGGCAAGGGGCTATCCTTATTCTAGCTGGACTAGAGGCCAATATAGGTGTATGTGCCGCGCTGTACAGACCAACTAATTTGGAATTTGTAAGGAAACACAGTGTCAATAATCCAATTAGCACTCAAACCACGGCCGGGTGCATAAAGAAaatcaaaaacagtaaaattGTTGCAATCATTTCAGAAATTTGGGACTTTCATCTTCTGAAGAATTGCTTCTTCGTCCTTACCTTaattacattttatttatatggCGTGTACATAATCGCTTTCCACTATTTCTCAGCAAGAGCAGTGGAAGCTGGTATATCAGATCTTAATGCAGCGTACCTTGTCTCAGCCATCGGAATCGGTTCTTTGATATCCAGGTTAACCCACGGTTACATTATAGATCACCATATACTGTCTGGCTGTGGACTAACAGCAATGTCATATCTTGTATGTGGAATTGCCTGTGCTGTTACCCCGTTATCGGACTCGTATGCATTCTTAATGACTGTTGGGGTCATCATCGGCGTAACAGCTGGAGTTTACCATTCAACTACACCTATTATAGCAAAAGAATCCGTAGGAGTTGATCATGTTTCTGGTGCCGTGGGCTGGATGCTCCTTACGTGTGGAAGTGGAATCATCATTGGATCATATTTGACAGGTATATCATCTAGCTGTCCAAAGGCGACATCTTAA